The nucleotide sequence ATTTGAAGACCAGACTGCTGAACCAGCTTAAAAGTCCAAGAAATTAAAAAGAACCCGTGCAAGCACGGGTTCTTTTATTGTTATGATCAAATAAATTTTTTCTTAAATGTCTAATAACACGATATGGAATTTCAGTTCAGCAAACTCATCACCACATTCTGCCTGTTTCTGATCACTGCCGTGATGGAAATTTTGGGATGTTATTTTCCATATCTGATTTTAAATCAGGGTAAAAGCCACTGGTTCTGGCTACCGACGGCGTTATCACTAGCAGTCTTTGTCTGGCTGTTAACTTTGCATCCCGCGGCTTCAGGCCGTATCTATGCGGCCTATGGCGGTATTTATATCTTTACAGCACTGATGTGGCTGCGTTTTGTTGATCAGGTGAGTTTATCTCGTTGGGATTTGCTCGGTGGGCTGGTGGTAATCCTCGGTGCACTGATTATTATTTTGCAGCCACAAGGTCTGATTCGTTAATTCACTTCAAACCATGTAATACGTTTCCGCTGTAAAGGCTTATTTGCCTTTACAGTCTTTCTGAGTAATTTCCACATCATACGTTTGTGTGGTTGAGCTGAGTTCCAGGCTCACTTTATATGGATTTTGCAGTTGATACTGGTGTTCATAGAAAATGGCACAGTTATTCAGAAGATTCTTGCGGATCAGGCTGGTCACTTCCTTCGTGCCCTTATCCTGTTCAAACTGGGCAAAATCCGGGGTAATGATCAAGCCTTTGAGTTCGGTTTTATCAGCCGTCAGTTTTAACTGTTCAATTACCGTGTTCTGGTCAATCTGCAGCGGCAAGGTTTTGGAATCTTCCGCACTCAGAACGGCCAGCAGTTCATTCAGTTCGGCCTTTTTCTTGATCTTGTATTTACTGTTGATGATCTGTTTTTGTTGCAGATATTGGTCAAATTCTGATGCGTGAATCGCTGTGGAAATAATGCCTAAACCCAGGCCAAGTGCAGCGAAAAAAGGTGTTCTATATTTCATGTAAATCACGAAGAGTTGCTGTATTTATGCGCTTAATGAGAACATGAATAAAAACACTGCGCAACTCGACCTTTGTAAATTTCAAATTTATACGTCTCATCAAATTACTTATTCATAAGATATAGAATTTCAAAAAGAAATTATATGAAAAATCTATTAAGAAATATAAATTACTTTTTGTGTGAATATTCATCTACGTTTATAGTCATACACCTCCCCAATAGCAACATACAGCTTTGTGCCAGTATGTATGCGCAAAACGACATGTGTTTATGAGCAAGAAAATAATGATTCATAAACCAGGAACTTTTATTTTCAAAATATAGGGTATTAATTTGAGTCAAGCATATACCAAACAGGAAAAGGCGAGTCGTATCAAGGGGATTGTAGGTGCTGCCTCCGGTAATCTGGTCGAATGGTTCGATTTCTATATTTATGCTGTATTTGCAGCCTATTTTACCAAAGCGCTGACAGCGCCGAATATGGATAGTTCGACCCAGGCAATTTATGTCTGGGGCGTATTTGCTGCCAGTTTCTTTATGCGTCCGATCGGCAGCTGGTTATTTGGCCGTATTGCGGACAAGCATGGTCGTAAAAAGTCCATGGTGATTTCTATCTGCCTGATGGCACTCAGTTCATTCCTGTTTGCGGCATTGCCAACCTATGAGCAGGTGGGGATGGCTGCACCATTCCTGCTGTTGATGGTACGTCTGCTACAGGGCTTATCCGTTGGTGGTGAATATGGTTCCGTCGCGACCTATATGAGTGAGCTGGGCTTGCGTGGTCAACGTGGTTTCTTTTCCTCTTTCCAGTATGTGACCTTAACCGGTGGTCAGCTCCTGGCCAGTCTGCTGGGCGTGATTTTCCTCGGCTTTATGTCTGAACAGCAGTTGCTGGACGGTGGCTGGCGCATTCCTTTTGTGATTGGTGGTCTGGCTGCGATTGGTTCATTGCTGGCACGTAGCCGTCTAGAAGAAACCTTGTCGCATGAAGACAGTGACAAAGAAGAGTCCGGAACGCTGCGTGAACTGTTTAAGAATCACTGGAAAACCTTCCTACTAGTTGTCGGTTATACCTCAGCAGGTTCACTCAGCTTTTATGTGATTACGGTGTATTCAAAAACCTATCTGACCAATATCGGCATTGATCCGAAGACCGTCGGATTTATCATGACGGCTTGTATCTTTATCCTAATGATTGCACAGCCGGTATTTGGAGCCTTATCGGATAAGATTGGACGTCGTACCTGTATGCTGTTATTTAGTGGCCTGATGGCAATTGCGATTTATCCTGTGATGGCGGTGGGTATGCGGGCATTCAGTGAAACGCCATTTATCGTTGCATTATTGCTGATCTTCCTCATGTTGCTGCTAAGTCTATACACCTCGATTGGCGGTATTGTGAAAGCGGAAATGTTCCCGCCGCATGTACGTGCTTTGGGTGTAGGTTTCTCTTATGCGGTGGGTAATGCTGTCTTTGGTGGCTCGGCACCTTCAGTCGCTTTACAGTTTAAATCTGCAGGCATTGAAAATGTCTTCTTCATTTATGTCATTATCATGCTGCTGGTGTGTTTCTTCTGTAGTTGGCAGTTGCCGAAAGAACCGAAATTCTTAAAAGATGATCACTAAGCTTTAAGCAATAAAAAAGCACCTATTCAGGTGCTTTTTTATTGGACTGCAATTTAGTCTTTTTTCAGGTTTTCATTCAGCAGGAATTCAACCAGTGCCTTTTGGGCATGCAGACGGTTTTCAGCTTCATCCCAAACTACGGCATTTTTGTGGTCCAGCATGTTTTCTGAAATTTCTTCGCCACGGTGTGCAGGCAGGCAGTGCATGAACAGACAGTCTGGATGTGCGAGATCCATCAGGCGTTCATTCACTTGATAGTTCGCGAATGCTTTTTCACGCACTTTCTGTTCTTCTTCCTGGCCCATGCTCGCCCAAACGTCAGTCACGATCAGGTCAGCATTGACCGCTGCATCTTCAGCGGAATCAACCAGTTCTACGCAGTGTGCGAATTCAGACAGGAATTTTTCTTGTGGCTCATAGCCTTTAGGTGCAGCAACTTTCAGTTTAAAGCCCCACATGTGTGCTGCTTCAATGTATGAATTACACATGTTGTTGCCATCACCGATCCATGCCACAGTTTTACCTTCGATCGAACCGCGGTGTTCCAGGTAAGTCTGCATATCAGCCAGTAACTGGCAAGGGTGGTGGTCATCCGTCAGAGCATTGATCACAGGCACTTTTGAATAAGAAGCAAAGCGTTCAACGATGTCATGACCGAAAGTACGGATCATCACGATGTCTAGCATGCTTGAAATTACACGTGCTGAATCTTCAATCGGCTCACCACGACCCAGCTGGGTATCACGAGAGGACAGGAAGATTGCGCTGCCGCCGAATTGGGTCATGCCAGCTTCAAACGAAACACGGGTACGGGTACTGGATTTTTCAAAAATCATACCCATGACTTTACCAACGAAAGGCTGGAAAACTTCATTGTTATGCTGTTTGCGCTTGAGCTCGATCGCGCGTTGCAGAATCTGGTTGAGTTCTAAAGTCGATAAATCGCGTAAAGTCAGAAAGTGACGGAGAGCCATTCGTTACTCCACAATAATTGCTGAAAAGCAGGTTCAACAATTAGTTGTTGGTTAGTTAAATAAAATACGGAATCGGCTAATATACTATATGAAAAGCAAATTGCAAAAAAACTAGACCTTTTGGTGACCGTCTAGAAAGCGATCGACACAATATTGAATATATTCGATGGTTTCTTGATCAGTTTCGTCGCTGGGCAGACCCATCAAAATACGCCATTCGATATTTCTTAAAATGCCGAAATACAGCTGTGCCGAAAATAATGGATTTGGACAATTCAGCAGGCCTTTTTTATGTGCCTGAGACAGTACTTCTGCAATGGAATGCTGGATATGCTTTGGGCCTTGTTCATGAATATGCTGGGCAATATCCAGATTGCGACCACTTTGTTCCACAATGAGACGTATAAATGCAGCATTCTGCGGCTGTTTGATGTGCTGGAAAAAGTTCACCAGAGTCTGGATCAGATAATTGCGAAAGTTCTGTGCAGTATCTAAAGAAAATGGCAGGCAGATATCTTTAAAAAATTGGGTACGACGATAGTCACAGATTGCTTTAAATAAACCTTCTTTACTGCCGAAATATTTATAAATAGACGCTTTGGAGCCGCCGGCATGATTGACGATGTCATCCAGTGAAACTGCATCATAGCCACGTTCCAGAAATAGCTCGGTTGCACTGATCAGCAAGGCGAGACAGCGCTCATGCCCACGTTTGGTTGGTGGCACATCTTTGGCTAAGGGTTCCAGTTGGACAAGATCCTGCATATTGATGATGAAATCAGCACATTTTGAAATATTCCAGAGGTCATCATATCAAAGTTATGCCCAGATTTCATGGCAAGCCTGTAAGCCTTGTTTTGTTTGACAATTTTACTAACCGGTACTTGCATGTTTGACTAAAGTTTTAGAGCATTTATTCTATTGGGTCATGGATTGAACAACAGTTCTGGGTATACTCAGGTTTCAATAATTAAAGCCAACACTGTGGAAAGGGAAGATGACACAACAAACGTCTGCAGGTTTAAAGTTTAGAGAAGCATTAGAAACTGAGAAACCTTTACAAATTATTGGAACCGTAAATGCCTATGCCGCCATGATGGCAAAACAGGTTGGTTATAAAGCCATTTATGTCTCCGGTGCTGGTGTCGCAAACTACTCCTACGGTCTGCCTGACCTGGGTATGACCAGTCTAGATAATGTTTTAGAAGATGTCCGCCGTATTACTGAACGTGTCGATACGCCGTTACTGGTGGATATCGATACTGGCTGGGGCGGTGCCTTTAATATTGCCCGCACCATTAAGCAAATGATTTCTGCTGGCGCAGCAGCAGTACACATTGAAGATCAAGTGGCACAGAAGCGTTGTGGTCACCGTCCGAATAAAGAAATCGTCTCCCAACAGGAAATGGTGGACCGTATTAAAGCGGCAGTGGATGCAAAAACAGATTCAAACTTCGTGGTGATGGCACGTACTGATGCCTTACAGAAAGAAGGCTTGCAAGGCGTAATTGACCGTGCCTGTGCCTGTGTGGAAGCGGGTGCAGATGCCATCTTTGCCGAAGCTATGACCGATATCACTATGTATAAAACCGTGTGCGATGCAGTGGGTGTGCCGGTATTGGCCAATATCACTGAATTTGGTGATACGCCGTATTACACCACAGATGAATTAGCTGAGCAGGGCATTCGCATGGTGCTGTATCCATTGTCCGCAACTCGTGCGATGCAGAAAGCTGCGTTGGAAGTGATGCACTCCATTCGCGAGCATGGCACTCAGGTAAATGTACTGGACAAGATGCAGCAGCGTAAAGAACTTTATGAATTTTTAGATTATCACAGCTTTGAAGACACTTTAGATAAACTGTTCAAGCAGGAGAATTAAAACAATGGCTGAAGGAAAAGTACTGACAGGTGCAGGATTGCGCGGACAGGTTGCAGGCAAGACTGCACTTTCTACGGTAGGAAAAAGCGGTGCAGGCCTGACCTATCGTGGTTATGATGTGCAGGACCTGGCAGAACATTGCCAGTTTGAAGAAGTAGCTTACCTGATTTTCTTTGGTGAATTGCCGACTGCTGAACAGCTCGCGGCTTACAAGGCAAAACTCAAATCACTACGCAGCCTGCCACAGGCTCTTAAAGAAGTTCTGGAACGTATTCCAAAAGAGTCGCATCCGATGGACGTCATGCGTACTGGCGTATCGATGCTCGGCAACCTAGAAACGGAACAGTCTTTTGCTGAACAGCAGGATGTTGCAGACCGAATTCTGGCAACGCTGCCAGCAATCATCTGCTACTGGTACCGTTATAGCCATGACGGCGTACGCATTGAAGAAAATACCGATGATGATTCGATCGGTGCGCAATTTCTGCACTTGTTACGGGGTGAGAAGCCGAATGCGCTACATGAACAGGTGATGAATATTTCACTGATTCTGTATGCAGAGCATGAGTTCAATGCCTCGACCTTTACTGCGCGTGTCTGTGCATCAACGCTGTCTGATATGCATTCCTGTATTACTGGTGCGATTGGTTCGCTGCGTGGCCCATTACACGGTGGTGCCAATGAAGCAGCGATGGACATGATTGAAAACTGGAAGTCGCCAGAAGAAGCTGAACGTGAAATGCTGGGTATGCTGGAACGTAAAGAAAAGATCATGGGCTTTGGTCACGCGATCTATAAAGACAGCGATCCACGTAATGCCATTATCAAACGCTGGTCGGAAAAACTGGCGAAAGATGTCGGTGATACCGTTCTTTATCCAGTCTCTGTGCGTTGTGAAGAAGTGATGTGGCGTGAGAAGAAATTGTTCTGTAATGCTGACTTCTTCCATGCATCTGCTTATCACTTCATGGGCATTCCAACCAAACTGTTTACCCCAATCTTTGTGATGTCACGTGTTACCGGTTGGGCAGCACATGTAATGGAACAGCGTGCAGATAACCGTATTATTCGTCCAAGTGCGGATTATATTGGTCCAGAATTGCGTAAAGTGGTTCCGATTTCTGAGCGTAGTGCTGTAGCAGTTTAATACGGTATGTGATTTAAAAAAGCGGTGATCAGTTCACCGCTTTTTTTATTTCTTATATTTTTCATAATCAGCATGTTGTTTTTGATTTTGCAGTTTGTGGCAGCAGTAAACTAGCATCCTGTTTGCTATAGCCACTTTCCATATTAATACCTTGATACTCTACGATCGCCAGTTGAGCTGAGCGATTGGGGATCTGCCATGCGTTGCTAACATGTAATGACGGATTAATGTAACTGGTACTGCTTAACACCAGACTAGATGCATGTTGCGAACAGACCTGATAGGTCTGCTCATATTTCTTCAGGATAAAGGCATCATCCGGATGGTTATATTGCCAGAAATCACCTTCAGTCACTTTCTGTTTTAACTTCTGTACCTTGAATGAGGAAACAGGAATGGACTCTAAAGGGATTAATCGGGTTTGAATTTTCTTTAATTCCTGCTGAAGCTGTTTTTCAGCTTGAGAGAGTTTCTTATCCAAATGCTTATAAATCGATTTCACCTCAATGAGCTTTTGTGGCGTTCTGGAATTCAGCTGGTAATAATACAATTGCGGTAAGTGACCAAATTGATCATGATACTGCCGAATGAGAAAGATTTTTTGGTCTTTTTGATCATAGCCTAGAACTTCAATGGTTTCGGGACCACCGACAGTCGCCATGCTGAAAGGGCTTAACATCATCAGTGATGTAAATAAAATTGGCTTTCCTTGCATCCTGTTCCTCATGAGCTATATTCAGTTGAATTTTTGTTTAAGTTACTTTAGCATTAATCAATTCACTCATTTGGTCTGCAATTTTTTCTGTGAGTATATCTAAACGTTCTTCAGGTGCACCGTGGTCAATCAGGTAACGGTAGTCATAAGTTTGATCTTGATAGAAAATTGAAATAAAGAAGGTGCCAACCGGCTTCTCTTTACATTCACTGCCACCTGGTTTAAGTAATCCGGTACACGCTACGATCATATCCGCTTCTTTAAACAGTTTTTTGCCTGAAGATGCCAGCGCTTGGGTCACTTCCATGGATTCAGCTGTATATTGGTCAATCAGCTCTTTAGGCACGCCAAGAATATCCATCTTTAATTCAGGGTCGTAGCAGACCAGGCCACCGAGCAAAATGTTGGCACCACAATTTTTATAGATCGAAAATTGGCTGCTTAGATAGCCGGAGCTGGCACTTTCTACAAATGCGACTTTTAGGCCTTTTTGTTCGAGTAAATCACAACAGTCTTTTAACATGGTGTTCATTTTTATTTTATTCAGATACATCTAATGTATCGGGCAAAACTAGCTTATTCAACAGCCATTACGTTAGTACACATTTATCTAAAGATTGCTTAAAGAAAATACGTTTTTTGAACTAGGATAAGGAATGATGACATGCCAGGCAGCTATTCGCTCAACTGTTAATCGAAAATTGAATTTAACGGTATCATCGACCGGGGAACAGTGGTAAAAATAAAAATAAAGTGCTTAATGAAAGTAGGAAGTCACAATGAAAACTACAGTGAAATATGTAGTCCTAAAAAGTCTGGACTATCAGTTGGGTACCCCGTTATTTCAGGAAGAAATTGATGCGGATAACCAGTATTTTGATCAAATTCCAGCAGTGATCACATATCAGAATCTACAATTTAAAGTGAAAAGCAAAGAGCTAAAACGATTACAGCTTCCAGAAGAAAAAGAAGACTCGCAAACGATTATTGTAAAAGTCGTTACAATTTAATTGTGCTTTGAACTGAATTAAAAAAACCTCTTTTATAGAGGTTTTTTTAAGGGTTTGTCTCCGACAAACCCGGTACGGTTCAAAATGCTTGCTAGGCGTCCATACATACGAATACACGTATGAAATTGAATTCCGTGATTGTGAGAAGAAAAGATAAAGGCCGCGCTCCATAGTGGGCGCTTTGCTGTTTTACAGCGGGATCGCATAATGCAGATTGTGCTGCTAAAGTAGACGCCTA is from Acinetobacter sp. ANC 7912 and encodes:
- a CDS encoding YnfA family protein, yielding MEFQFSKLITTFCLFLITAVMEILGCYFPYLILNQGKSHWFWLPTALSLAVFVWLLTLHPAASGRIYAAYGGIYIFTALMWLRFVDQVSLSRWDLLGGLVVILGALIIILQPQGLIR
- a CDS encoding MFS transporter gives rise to the protein MSQAYTKQEKASRIKGIVGAASGNLVEWFDFYIYAVFAAYFTKALTAPNMDSSTQAIYVWGVFAASFFMRPIGSWLFGRIADKHGRKKSMVISICLMALSSFLFAALPTYEQVGMAAPFLLLMVRLLQGLSVGGEYGSVATYMSELGLRGQRGFFSSFQYVTLTGGQLLASLLGVIFLGFMSEQQLLDGGWRIPFVIGGLAAIGSLLARSRLEETLSHEDSDKEESGTLRELFKNHWKTFLLVVGYTSAGSLSFYVITVYSKTYLTNIGIDPKTVGFIMTACIFILMIAQPVFGALSDKIGRRTCMLLFSGLMAIAIYPVMAVGMRAFSETPFIVALLLIFLMLLLSLYTSIGGIVKAEMFPPHVRALGVGFSYAVGNAVFGGSAPSVALQFKSAGIENVFFIYVIIMLLVCFFCSWQLPKEPKFLKDDH
- the argF gene encoding ornithine carbamoyltransferase; its protein translation is MALRHFLTLRDLSTLELNQILQRAIELKRKQHNNEVFQPFVGKVMGMIFEKSSTRTRVSFEAGMTQFGGSAIFLSSRDTQLGRGEPIEDSARVISSMLDIVMIRTFGHDIVERFASYSKVPVINALTDDHHPCQLLADMQTYLEHRGSIEGKTVAWIGDGNNMCNSYIEAAHMWGFKLKVAAPKGYEPQEKFLSEFAHCVELVDSAEDAAVNADLIVTDVWASMGQEEEQKVREKAFANYQVNERLMDLAHPDCLFMHCLPAHRGEEISENMLDHKNAVVWDEAENRLHAQKALVEFLLNENLKKD
- a CDS encoding TetR/AcrR family transcriptional regulator; translated protein: MQDLVQLEPLAKDVPPTKRGHERCLALLISATELFLERGYDAVSLDDIVNHAGGSKASIYKYFGSKEGLFKAICDYRRTQFFKDICLPFSLDTAQNFRNYLIQTLVNFFQHIKQPQNAAFIRLIVEQSGRNLDIAQHIHEQGPKHIQHSIAEVLSQAHKKGLLNCPNPLFSAQLYFGILRNIEWRILMGLPSDETDQETIEYIQYCVDRFLDGHQKV
- the prpB gene encoding methylisocitrate lyase, with protein sequence MTQQTSAGLKFREALETEKPLQIIGTVNAYAAMMAKQVGYKAIYVSGAGVANYSYGLPDLGMTSLDNVLEDVRRITERVDTPLLVDIDTGWGGAFNIARTIKQMISAGAAAVHIEDQVAQKRCGHRPNKEIVSQQEMVDRIKAAVDAKTDSNFVVMARTDALQKEGLQGVIDRACACVEAGADAIFAEAMTDITMYKTVCDAVGVPVLANITEFGDTPYYTTDELAEQGIRMVLYPLSATRAMQKAALEVMHSIREHGTQVNVLDKMQQRKELYEFLDYHSFEDTLDKLFKQEN
- the prpC gene encoding 2-methylcitrate synthase encodes the protein MAEGKVLTGAGLRGQVAGKTALSTVGKSGAGLTYRGYDVQDLAEHCQFEEVAYLIFFGELPTAEQLAAYKAKLKSLRSLPQALKEVLERIPKESHPMDVMRTGVSMLGNLETEQSFAEQQDVADRILATLPAIICYWYRYSHDGVRIEENTDDDSIGAQFLHLLRGEKPNALHEQVMNISLILYAEHEFNASTFTARVCASTLSDMHSCITGAIGSLRGPLHGGANEAAMDMIENWKSPEEAEREMLGMLERKEKIMGFGHAIYKDSDPRNAIIKRWSEKLAKDVGDTVLYPVSVRCEEVMWREKKLFCNADFFHASAYHFMGIPTKLFTPIFVMSRVTGWAAHVMEQRADNRIIRPSADYIGPELRKVVPISERSAVAV
- a CDS encoding aminotransferase — encoded protein: MQGKPILFTSLMMLSPFSMATVGGPETIEVLGYDQKDQKIFLIRQYHDQFGHLPQLYYYQLNSRTPQKLIEVKSIYKHLDKKLSQAEKQLQQELKKIQTRLIPLESIPVSSFKVQKLKQKVTEGDFWQYNHPDDAFILKKYEQTYQVCSQHASSLVLSSTSYINPSLHVSNAWQIPNRSAQLAIVEYQGINMESGYSKQDASLLLPQTAKSKTTC
- a CDS encoding nicotinamide-nucleotide amidohydrolase family protein, whose product is MLKDCCDLLEQKGLKVAFVESASSGYLSSQFSIYKNCGANILLGGLVCYDPELKMDILGVPKELIDQYTAESMEVTQALASSGKKLFKEADMIVACTGLLKPGGSECKEKPVGTFFISIFYQDQTYDYRYLIDHGAPEERLDILTEKIADQMSELINAKVT